The Humulus lupulus chromosome 3, drHumLupu1.1, whole genome shotgun sequence genome window below encodes:
- the LOC133823468 gene encoding dirigent protein 22-like, which yields MDKLAIQKITPTFLFLFIFIIKTLVTATKSDYNPDHNGEIFSKNLSRKKLGLHMAEKLSHLHFYFHDVIAGRNPTAIRIAEGETTKNSSTWFGAVMMMDDPLTVGPELSSKKVGRAQGIYGSASQSEVGFLMVLNYVFTEGKYNGSTLSILGRNAALSEMREMPIVGGSGLFRFARGYAQAKTHTLNVETGEAVVEYNVYVLHY from the coding sequence ATGGACAAGCTAGCTATCCAAAAAATCACCCCAActtttctatttctcttcatcttcatcatcaaaaCCCTCGTCACTGCTACCAAATCCGACTACAATCCCGATCATAACGGCGAAATTTTCTCGAAAAACTTATCCCGGAAAAAGCTTGGCCTTCATATGGCGGAGAAGCTGAGCCACCTCCATTTCTACTTCCACGACGTCATCGCCGGCCGAAACCCGACCGCCATTCGAATCGCAGAGGGAGAAACAACAAAAAATTCGTCAACGTGGTTCGGCGCCGTGATGATGATGGATGATCCATTGACGGTTGGGCCAGAGCTGAGCTCGAAGAAGGTTGGAAGAGCTCAAGGCATATATGGCTCGGCTTCGCAATCTGAGGTCGGATTTTTGATGGTCTTGAACTATGTTTTCACTGAAGGGAAGTATAATGGGAGCACTCTCAGTATTTTGGGACGAAACGCTGCGCTTTCGGAGATGAGAGAAATGCCCATCGTTGGAGGAAGTGGGCTCTTTAGGTTCGCCAGAGGCTATGCTCAAGCCAAGACTCATACGTTGAATGTCGAGACTGGGGAAGCTGTTGTTGAGTACAATGTTTATGTTCTCCATTATTGA
- the LOC133823469 gene encoding uncharacterized protein LOC133823469 gives MPKLLVPFSDHFPGRVTYRGSSTLNHIKTRFLELGLLERAKESPFKQFFLASEFNFSGVLVHQLLLRKIASNNEDEVHFFLGSKSCRFGMGEFALVTGLDFSAFPSPEELEGRNLSDRLIKEYFNDAEKVKLSQVDHAFKTCTVVEDVYKLGLCLFVEGVLNAIEGKLHIWRDILKIVENVEYFFSYPWGKYSYRRLLHSCKKDMVKQKANYDAKKDAKVQQESKYSMYGYAPALQYWAYEAIQQLAVELVVSSGNMFPRMLSWSHRKNKDFTKSVIAPILLKKNLIVLPMLKPRPAEKDYYLSLTEGDLPLYPGLGQDPSETDEEEDATFEKMAEKVSQAAEAAKIFIDAAPGEEVAGPTPPIPPASASAPASTCAPTSAPASAPASTCAPTSAPASVSAPTPTPPPASASAPELADLIERLDRVEGRQETLLKNQSVILDVLSQILTFVKEKPRGSNEDSESESLDLPLDYVDDPTTPPTIIVTPDAETPGVIIVNPEDVAGVQFQRARRQRRKPDWFEDYTDPTRKRPRTAAAAPADEATQEATHVLDPLKKPDPKQYRTMCKWLLGDMPNKTPRDVKTGSHGPAWFLTLKTPQSWLNDGVSNLYLIMDYFQFYMFYFY, from the exons atgcctaagttgcttgttccgttcagtgatcactttcctggtcgagtgacatatcggggtagtagtactttaaatcacatcaagaccaggtttttggagctcgggctgcttgaaagggctaaggaatccccttttaagcaattctttttggcttcggagtttaatttctccggagtcttggtgcatcaactgttgctgaggaaaatcgccagcaacaacgaagatgaggtgcattttttcttggggtcgaaatcttgtagattcggcatgggagagtttgccctggtgacggggttggatttcagtgccttcccgtcaccagaagagttggaagggcgtaatctcagcgatcggttgataaaggagtatttcaacgatgctgagaaagtaaagctgtcacaggtggaccatgctttcaagacttgtacggttgtggaagatgtgtacaagcttggtctatgtctgtttgttgagggggttctgaatgccattgagggaaaactgcacatttggcgagatattctaaaaattgttgagaatgtagagtacttcttcagctatccatgggggaagtactcttataggaggctattgcattcttgtaagaaggacatggtgaagcaaaaggccaactatgatgccaagaaggatgccaaggtgcagcaagagtccaaatacagtatgtatggttatgcccccgccttacagtactgggcatatgaggctatccaacagcttgcggtggagcttgttgtgagctcgggaaacatgttcccgaggatgcttagctggtcGCATCGgaagaacaaggatttcaccaagtccgtcatcgcaccgatattattgaagaagaat ttaattgttcttccgatgttgaagcctcggccagcagaaaaagactattacttgtctttgactgagggagatcttcccctttatcctgggcttggccaggatccctcggagactgatgaggaggaggatgcgacttttgagaaaatggcagagaaagtttctcaggctgccgaggcagccaagatatttattgatgctgccccgggggaggaggttgcaggtcccacccctcctattcccccagcctcagcctcagccccagcctcaacctgtgccccaacatcagccccagcctcagccccagcatcaacctgtgccccaacatcagccccagcctcagtgtcagccccaacaccaaccccaccaccagcctcagcctcagcccctgagctggccgacttgattgagcggttggacagagtcgagggtcgacaggagaccctcttgaagaaccagtcagtgatcttggacgtactcagtcagatcctgacatttgttaaggagaaaccgagggggtccaatgaagattcagagtcagagtcattggatcttccgctagactatgttgatgatccaacgacgccccctaccatcattgtgacaccagatgctgagactccgggagtcattattgtcaaccctgaggatgttgctggggttcagtttcagagggctagacgccaaagacgcaagccagattggtttgaggactatacggatcccacgaggaaaagacctcgcactgcTGCAGCTGCACCAGCAGACGAGGCTACACAAGAGGCTACACAtgtgctggaccctctcaagaagccagatcccaaacagtataggacaatgtgcaagtggcttcttggagatatgcccaacaagaccccgcgggatgtaaagactgggagtcacggtccagcatggtttctgacgttgaagacaccccagtcgtggctcaatgatggggtaagcaatttatacctaattatggactattttcaattttacatgttttatttttactga